The genomic interval GTACCTCTGGCGGTATGGAAGGTGCTCGCCATGGAGCTTGCTATATGATTGGTGGAGATCCTGAAGCTTGGGAGGTAGTTGAACCTATTTTCCGAGACACTGCAGTGGAAAACGGATATTTATATGCAGGGAAAGCAGGCAGCGGTCATTTCCTTAAAATGGTCCATAACGGAATTGAATATGGAATGATGGCGGCAATTGGTGAGGGATTTGAAGTATTAGAGAAAAGTGACTTTGACTTTGATTATGAAAAGGTTGCCAGAGTATGGAACAATGGATCAGTTATTCGTTCATGGCTGATGGAACTTACTGAAAATGCATTTTCAAAAGATGCTAGATTGGATGAAATTAAAGGCACTATGCATTCTTCAGGTGAAGGAAAATGGACAATTGAAACAGCTTTAGATCTTCAAGCAGCTACACCAGTTATCGCAATGTCGTTATTAATGCGTTATCGTTCACTAGAAGATGATACATTTACTGGAAAAATCGTTGCGGCATTACGTAATGAATTTGGCGGACATGCAGTAGAGAAAGAATAAAAAACGAATATATATTAATCAGGCGCTATCCTTTACTAAGGATAGCGCCTCTTAGGTTATTTGAATAATTATTGATTCCGTTCTTGTTTTTTAATTAACTCATAGTATAAAGCGGTTGTTGTTTGAACAATTAAAAATACGACCATTGAATAGTAAATATGATACCCTTTCTGATAGTCGGTTACTTTCATCAATGTAGATATCCTTTCTGTTGCCAAGCCTAATAAACTCCATCCAATGATATAAAGAATAAAAGCAAACCGCCGGGGGTGAATGTTTAATCTTTTATAAAAATATACAAAAAAGTAACTGAATGGTGCAAACAAGAAAAACATGATAAAGTCAAATAATTCATATTGATTTGAATCATTCACTTTATAAAAATCCATCAATCCTCCGCCGATGGTAAAATCGAATAAAGAGGAGATAGTGAATCCCCACACTAAAAAGAAGATTGTCAAATAACGAGGTAATTTTTTAGGGGAAAGAAATAAAGCTGAATAAACGATAACTAACATCACTAAAATATAGATTTCGTTTGTATCAAACTGCTCCCATAATATCATGATTCACTCACCACGTTTTGCGAGTTTCTTACAAATAATTTGTAAGAGAAAACCGCTATTAATTGAAGAAACAAATAATAAATTGCATCATACAAGTAATTCCAACTAGTATATTCAGTTATTTTAAAATAGGTAGAGAGAATACTAAAACAAAGTAATATTGCTTCAGTAACCAGGATTAAAATGATACGATTCATCGTACTTTTTCTGAATTGAAAAAGATTTACTAGAATGACTAATAAAAGAGGGATCATAACACTTCGATTTAGTAGGAATGCTGTATAATCAAAACCATCTTTAGAATAGGTTATCAGCTTTAATTCCTCTACAACTATCCAAGAAAAGTTAATATTGAAAATAAGGATAATTAAGAAGACAAAGGTATTTTCTGCAAGTGATAATTTTTTCTGGATAACCGCCAAAATTGTGGCAATAAGCCATGAAATGAAAAAAAAGATGACAAACCCCATAGAAACCTCCTAAGAAGATTTTATTCCTAGCATTCTCAAATAAAAAAATAATATACTGTAAACCTTATATAGAAGGTTTAGTATTGGGTAGTCCGATCAACTTACGATCTGTTAATGCTCTGAATTTTTTCTATCATATAAAATCGTTTCATTAATAATGTACATACAGCTTTTCTTGGAGGCTGCTAAGAGTAATAGACCTGGAGGTTTTCGTATAAAATAGTTCTAATAATAATAAAAAAGGTGTGAAATATTTGATCTATATATACAACTGTTATGGCGGGACACATTCATCAGCACTTGCAGCTGCCTATCATTTGAACAAGCTTTCTGATCATAAAGAACCTACAAAGGATGAGATATTAAAAATTGATGTTTTTAATAAATTAACAACGAAAGATATGGGGAAGTTATTTTTCCATGGCAATGATGAAGAGGGAAATAAAGTGTATACATTAGGTAGAGGTTCATCGAAAGTAATTGTTCCAGCTATGTATAGTGTGTTTGAACTATTTAATGACACCGGGAAACTTGATGAAAAGATCATCTTTTCAAATACATCTCCTATAGTACCATTAGCTATGACGTTTGGAGGCTTATTTTCAAGGAGATTAAAAATCCATTTTATTGGTGTTCCCTTATTAATTTCAGGAGCAAAAAAGGCACATAAAGACATCATTAAGCTTGTTCAACATACAAAAGATATGGGAAAAGCGACTACCAGCAAGATTGAAATTCTAGATAATGCCTTTGGAAAATAAAATTTTCGCTATATCCAATAAAATTTCATTGTTAAAATTTTATGATCATGATATATTACTTCTATAAAAACTGACTAAATTATTCAATTGGTCATTTTCGACTTAGGGGTGAAAAAATTGAGTATAAATCGTAAGCAACTTATTTTGGAAGCAGCAACTAAATCGTTTGCGCAATTCGGATATAAAGCAACAACAATGGACCAAGTTTCACGACTAGCTAATGTTGGAAAGGGCACGATTTATACGTTCTATAAAAACAAGGAAGAATTATTTTCTGAAATCCTAGATGGTGTTTTATTAGATATGAAAGAAGCTGCGGAAGATGCATTTAACTCACAGCTCCCATTTTTCGAAAATGTCCATCGTGCCATTTATCGTATCTTAGAATTTCGTAAGTCACATCAATTAACAATAAAAATTTTTCAAGAAAGCAATGAAATGGGAACTCCGATGGTAAAAGAAGGCGTACAAAAGGTTGAAGCGATGGTACTTAATTATATTAAACAAAAAATCATTGTTGCAATTGATAAAAAGGAAATCCAACCATGTGATCCAGAGTTAACTGCTTTTATTTTATTAAAATTATACGTTTCATTAATATTTGATTGGGAAAAAAATCATGAACCGCTTGATAAAGAAAAAATTGCAAAAGTATTAGAACAATATATATTGAAAGGATTATCAATCTGATAATCCTCTCTTTTTTGCTAGTATTGACTAAATGAACAAAATAGTCATTTTTAGAATTATCCATTGAGGAGGAATGAACATATGTCTTTAATAAAAAACGAATGGAAGGCATTATTTAAAAATAAAAAAGTGATGATTGCTGTAATTGGGGTTTTATTTATTCCGTTAATGTATAGCGGCGGGTACCTTGGTGCTTTTTGGGACCCTTACGGAAAGCTTGAAGAGTTGTCTGTTGCTGTTGTGAATAATGATAATGGCACAACGTATGAAGGAGAAGAACTAGCAGTTGGAAATGAACTTGTTAAAAACTTAAAGGAAAACCCTACATTTGAATGGCATTTTGTTGATAAGAATAAAGCTGAAAAAGGCCTAGAAAATCATGAGTTTTACATGGCAATTGAAATACCCGAAAATTTTTCAAGCAATGCTACAACTTTACAAGCCGATCATCCGCAGCATTTAGAACTGTCATTCAAAACAAACAAAGCCTATAACTTTATTTCAGGACAAATTGGAGAAAGTGCTGTTGCGAAAATAAAAGAAGAAGTTGCCACTTCATTAACAAAAACATATGCAGAAACGATTTTTAATAATATTGAGTTAATGTCAGATGGAATTGGCGAGGCAAGTAATGGAGCAAATGAACTAAATAATGGTACAGGAAAGCTTAAAGAAGGTTCTGAAACCCTTGATAAAAGTCTACATGAATTAGTAAAAAAATCAGTTACCTTTAAAGACGGCTTACATGGAGCATCAACAGGTACATCTGAGCTTACAAATGGCATAGGCAGCTTAGATGATGGATTGTCGAAAATGAAACAAGGTCAAAATGAGTTATATAATGGATCCGTAAAAACGGAATCAGGGACAGCACAATTAGTAACAGGCCTAAATGATTCATTATCAGGAATGAAGGAATTACAAAAATCGCTCCCAACTTTAACAGCTGGTACAGAGGAGTTTCATAATCAAGCACCAAAACTAGTTGAAGGGACAAAGCAGCTTGCAGATGGAACATCTAATGCAAGTGTAGGAGCAGCTAATTTGTCGCAAAATTTATCACAAGTAACAAAAGAAGTAAATGATATGCTGATAGAATTACAAGGCATGCCATTACCTGAAGATAAGCAGCAGGAACTATTAAAATTAGCGGACGATCTTAACACCTTAGATCAAGGTGGGAAACAGCTATCTACAAGTCTAAATCAAATAGCAGCAGGGGCTGGTGAGCTTCATACAAGTGTTAGTGTATTACCGGCCAATACTGAAAAGCTCTATGAAGGTACAACTTCTGTACAAGATGCAATTAATCAATTAACTTTGGGACAAGAAAAGTTATACAATGGTGCCGTCCAAGTAAATGATGGCCAATCACAAATCACAGCAGGGCTCGGGAATTTTGGAGATAAAATTACTGAAGCAAAAACAGGATCAGCTCAGCTGAAAACTGGCAGTGAAGCACTAGAAGATGGAATTGGTAAGCTAGCAAATGGTTCGACAGCTTTAGAAGACGGTTCCGTAAAATTAGCTGATGGAGCCGACCAACTTGATGATGGTTTAAAAGAACTTTCAGATGGAACAAGTGAGCTTTCGACGAAGCTTGGAGAAGCAGCAGATGAAACAAAAGATGTGAAAGGTTCTGATGAACAATATGATATGATTGCAGATCCTGTAGATGTAAAGACAGAAGAAGTAAATGATATACCGAACTATGGTACTGGGCTTGCCCCTTATTTTCTATCTTTAGCATTGTTTGTAGGAACATTACTTTTAACAGTAGTCTTTCCGCTGCGTAAACCATCAGCAGCTCCTAAATCTGGATTCTCATGGTTTATAAGCAAATTTAGCATTCTTTTCATGGTAGCAGTAATTCAAGCAATCCTTGCAGATTTTGTTCTCTTATTCGGATTAGGGATAGAAGTAAAAAGTGTTGGATTGTTTGTTTTGTTTAGTATTTTGACAAGCTTAACATTTATTTCAATCGTACAGTTTTTAGTGACAACAATGGCTGATCCAGGTCGCTTTATTGCTATCATTATACTAATTCTTCAATTAACAACAAGTGCAGGAACATTTCCGTTAGAATTAATTCCTGATCTTTATCAGAAAATCAATCAATGGCTGCCGATGACGTACTCTGTTGCGGGATTTAAAGCCGTCATTTCTAGCGGGGATTTTGCTTATATGTGGTCACAAGCACTTGTATTAGTCGGATTTTTACTATGTGCTGTAAGTGGGACAATTATCTACTTTTCTTGGAAGTTGAAAAAAGAAAATCATAGAGCAAGTAATGAGGAGATGGCACACATTTAAAAAAGGTTTAGTTATTGGATTAGAAGGATAAATATGGTGAGGATTCAAATCCTCACCATATTTATGAATGAGAGAAGAAAGATTAAAAAGTGAAACGGTCATTTTAAGTACCCTGTATTTATTGGATTGACTACTGAAGACTTTTTTTTTATTGGTGTTTTGGCAAACTTTGTTGCTATTTGACAAGTAATGCGGAGGTTGATTGCAGCGAGAGATGTTCGCTTTCCGCGGGGCGGGCGGTGAGCCTCCTCGGCGTAAACGCCTGCATGAGTCTCACCTGTCCCGCTGCTCCCGCATGAGTCTCGCAATCTGCTCCAATTAACCTTAAATAGTTTTCGATTTAAAAGCAACAATGTCTTAGAAAATAGCCTTTATTTTAAACATTTAAAATCTGTATTTAGGAGGAAGTTAACATGCCGAAAACAGCTCTCATAACAGGTGCAACTAGTGGATTAGGGTATGAATTTGTTAAATTATTTGCAAAAGACGGATATAACCTCGTAATCGTCTCAAGAAATAAACAAAAAATGGAGCAAATCAAACAGTCTTTTCAAAACATTGAAATAAAGGTTATTGTAAAAGATTTAAGTGAACCTAATGCTGTAAAAGAAGTAATTGAGGAAATGGATAAGCAAGAAATCACCATTGACGTATTGGTAAACAATGCTGGCTTTGGTTTATTAGGTCATTTTGATCAGTTGGATATTCAAGAACAATTGAATATGATTCAATTAAATGTAGCTGCGTTAACGGAACTAACTTATTACTTGTTACCAAAAATGAAACAAAAAAAGGATGGTAAGATATTAAATATTGCAAGTACAGCTGCATTCCAACCAGGTCCTTTGATGGCTGTTTATTATGCAACAAAAGCATATGTGCTTTCGTTCTCTGAAGCACTAGTAGAAGAATTATCAGACAGTAAAGTTATGGTGACAACACTTTGTCCTGGTCCTACTAAAACCAACTTCGGATCAGTAGCTAATGTTGAGGGAACAAAAATGTTTAGTAGAGCAATGAATGCAGAAATTGTTGCGAAACAAGGCTACAATGCTTTATTGAATGGAAAGCGCGTTGTTGTAACAGGTGGTCTGAATAAAGCGGGTACAATAGCTGCGAAATTCCTACCGAGAAGTCTAGCTGCAAAAATAGCAAAGTCAATTGCAAGAAAAGAATAGTTTATTTAATATTCTCTTAGGATTTCTCAGGTCTCATACCTTAAATAAGGAGGAATGATGATGGGGCAGCAAGCATTTGATGTATTAAGGAATTTCATTATTTCATATTTAAGTGACTCAGCAGGACAGGATATTATTCTATTGTTAGCTGAGTAAGTGTAAATGAAATAACAGAACAATCGAACTTTTTCCGTCCAATGAATTACCATAATTCGAAAATTACGGTAACAACGAAACTTATCATGATCGAACAAATAGGAACCAACTATTACTCCCTTTCCTTAAATGATAGCGTTGAGAAATTAAAGAAGCTGATCGAGATAGGAGAAAAAGAGTGTATTCTTTAGATGAATTCTAGGATACACTTTTTTCTTCGTTTAAAACATTCACATTATTGCTTTGTGAGAAATAGTTAAAAGAAACTTGGAGTAAGGGAAAAGAATTATGATGCAATAAGATGAACCTAATTAGATTGTTGTAGGGGAAATACTCTTTTATTTGGTGTACCTTTTGTTGTATAACTTTTTGCTTATCTACTTTTGGCTGAGCAGTAAAAAATATAAGAAAAACAGCTTTTATAGATATTGTTCGATACTTGCATCATTTCAGTAAACTCTTGAATACAATCTTCGAAGTAGATTTGGATTTCATATCTACCTACATCCTTTCAAATGTCCTCTTTTTTATAGTATATCTATAAGGTAAAACCCCTTCGAATTACGAAAAATTGCTATGTTTATTGTGAGCCTTATATAACAATAGTATGAAAGCGATGAATGACCAGATTGTTTTTAAAAGCAATCTAGGATTCATATTTAGTTTTTTGTAAGACTTCTATAGGGATATTTTCCATTTGTTATGTAATTTAATGTCTTTTTGAAGTTTGCTTTATATATGCTAGTGATCCATAATAGATTTGCTATACCTAGTAGGAAACTAAAGGAGTTATTATTGTATGACAGGAACCAAAAGAGAAGATATTAAACAAGGGACAAAGGTAAGAGTGGTACAAAAACAAGACCAACGATCAGGAAAATTAACTGAAGGTGTTGTTTCAAAAATACTAACAAATTCAGCAACACATCCACATGGTATAAAGGTAATGCTAGAGAATGGGATCGTGGGCAGAGTGAAGGAAATTGTTACTGAATGATAAATAAAAAAGGTGGTCAATTTTTGACCACCTTTTTTATTTTAAAAGAAGGATGATGGTAAAATAAGGATAGTTAATCATGCACTACACAATTCAAGAAAATGGAAGGTGTTTGAGTGACAATCTATATCGCATTGATACGAGGGATTAATGTAGGTGGACACAATTTAATTAAGATGCAAGATTTAAGAAATTCCTTAAAAAGTATAGGCTTAGGACATGTTCAAACTTACATCCAAAGTGGGAACATTGTATTTCAGTCTGAAGATAAGCCCGAAAAATTAAAATTACAAATTGAACAAGTGATAAAAAGTGAATTTGGATTTTTAGTTCCTGTTATCTTACGGTCATCTCCAGAGTGGGAAGAAATAATTAAGAATTGTCCTTACGCTGTAAACTCGATATCTGAAGGGGAGAGTATGCACTTAGCACTGTTGGAGACAGAGCCTACTAAGGCAAGTATGCAACAGTTACTCGCATTTAAAAGTGAAACAGAAGAATGTTACATAAATGGTAAGGAGATTTATGTCTATTTACGGAAAAGTTTCCACCGTGCAAAGCTGCCAATTCAGATTCAAAAGTTAGGAGTTTCAGCAACAGTACGCAATTGGAAAACAATAAAGAAGCTCGATGCTATGGTAAACGCTATGAAGTGATCCTAAGGTTAGGTGTGCAGAACGATCGTTATATTGATCATTGTACATACAAATACCTAGGGATGAAGGATTTATTGTAAAAAAAGGTTGAAATATGATTAATATTTTCATATAATTAATCCTGAAAACGTTTTCAGGTGTCAAACAAGGTGGGCAACATAGAGCCATGGGGAGGGAGAAATTTGTCTACCATAGAAGATGTCGCGAAACTGGCAGGATTATCAAGAACGACTGTATCTCGTGTCTTAAATGATCATCCATATGTTTCTGATGAGAAAAAGAGATTAGTTCAGCAGGCTGTGGAACATTTGGGGTATGTTCCAAACTCTGCTGCAAGAAGCTTAAGAAATCAAAGAACAGGAATTATTGCTGTATTAATTCCAAAAATAGCGACACCATTTTTTAGTCAGCTTGTCGAATATTTAGAGATGGCTGCATCTGCTAAAAACTATCAATTAATCATTTGTCAAACTCAATTCTCTAAACATAAAGAGCGGAAGTATCTCGATCTGCTTAAAACTAAACAGGTTGATGGCGTCATATTGACATCAATTGAAAATGAATTGTCAGTTATTGACTCTTACTTACATTTTGGTCCCATTGTACTTTGCAATGAAATGGTTGAGCATGCCCAAATTCCGATGGTGTACATGAATCAAGCGAATAGTGGCTATTTAGTTGCCAAGCATTTGCTTGAAAGGGGTCATAGACATATTGCTTATTGTTCAACAGGAATAGAAAGTGATGGAATGAAGGCAAGAGAACAAGGGTTTAAACGGGCCTTAACAGAAGCAGGCTGCAGTTTTAATGAAAGCGCTCACTTTAAAAAGAGTGCAACTGTAAACGATGGGAAACAAATTTTTAAAAAGATAGTGAATATGAAGGTTACTCCAACAGCTATATTTACTGGTGGAGACCTTGTAGCAGCAGGGTTCATTTCAGAAGCAATAAAACATGGTTGGAGCATTCCAGAGGATATCGCTGTAGTAGGATTTGATAATATGAAAATTTCGGAATTATTGGATCCGATGATTACAACAGTTATACCGCCTGTAGAAGAAATGGCGATAAAATCGATGGATGTTATGTATGAGAAAATACATACAAAACAGTATCGATCCATCGAAAAACATGAATACTCTTCAAAACTAGCAATTCGTGAATCATCGATGATGAACAGAACGCTAGTTGCAACATCATAAAAAAGGATGGCGAATAAATCGCCATCCTTTTTTATGATGTTTGCTATTGTAATAGTACAGTAGTTTTGGCACCTATTAAAGATCTGTTACATGTAAGCATTCATTGCAGATGTTGCCATAACACTCATGTTGTTCTTCCATATCGTTGCCACACTCTTTGCATTGTTTTTTAGGTAAGTTTCTGAAAAATTCAGTGATTTTCATGATCATTTTAAATCCCCCCGTTGATTTTGATTCGTTGTATTATAACAGTATTGTATTATAACAGATACGAATGTGTCAACACCTGTTTTGTAACAATTTTCGATTGAATTTTGAAAATTTTCGTATAATTAGGGGATTTAGTCGTTTTTGTGAAAATAGTCCATTTTTTATATCAGTGTTTTCGGCTCTGGACCAGGCTGCTTTCGCTTTTCAGGACTCGTCTTGTATAATAGGGTAATGAGTGAAGAGAATGGAGAATTGAAAGGGTGAAAAGCTCATGAAACTTAAGGTTATTGGCTACTGGGGAGGTTTTCCCGCTGCGAATGAAGCAACATCAGGATATTTACTTGAATCAAATGGTTACAAATTATTAGTTGATTGCGGTAGTGCTGTATTGTCTAAGCTTCAGGAGACCATTTCGATAGATGAGTTAGATGCTGTTATCCTTTCTCATTATCACCATGACCATATTGCAGATATTGGTCCATTACAATATGCAAACTATGTGACTTCTATGTTAAAGGGGACTAAAAAGACCTTACCTATCTATGGACATGCATTAGATATGCAAGCTTTTAATAGGTTAACCTATAAAGATGCAACAAAAGGAATTGTGTACGATCCTCATAAATCTTTAATGATTGGACCATTTACACTTACATTTTTACGTACCATCCATCCTGCACCTTGTTTTGCAATGAGGATAACTGATCAGAAGTCGACAATTGTTTATACGGCAGATTCTAGTTTTCAGGAAGCATTTATACCATTTTCAACTGGTGCAGATCTTCTTATCGCCGAATCCAATTTTTATGCGGATCAAGATGGTACAAATGCAGGACATATGAATAGTAAGGAAGCAGCACATATTGCGGAAGCTGCTAACGTAAAGCAACTGCTACTAACACATTTACCTCATTTCGGTGAGCACGATAATTTAGTGAAAGAAGCTAGTGAAGATTTTAAAGGACAGGTTGTTCTGGCAAGTTCAGGTTATGAGTGGAACAACGATTAACTGGAGGAGTTAAACATGTTTTTTATCGATAATAAAGGAATAACAGATCCAAGAATCAACTTGGCGATTGAGGAGTATTCACTTAAGTATTTAGATCCAAATGAATCCTACTTATTATTTTACATAAATGAACCATCGATTATCATTGGTAAAAATCAGAACACGATTGAAGAAATCAATACGGCATATGTTGAAGAAAATCATATTCATGTTGTTAGAAGGCTATCAGGCGGCGGTGCTGTTTACCACGATAAAGGGAATTTAAATTTTAGCTTTATTACAAAAGATGATGGAAATAGTTTTCACAATTTCAAGAAGTTCACTGAACCAGTTGTTAAAGCACTTGAAAAACTGGGCGTTAAGGCTGAAATGAGTGGAAGAAATGATATTATCGCAAGTGATAGGCGCAAGATTTCTGGAAATGCTCAATTTTCTACAAGAGGTCGGATGTTCTCGCATGGTACATTATTATTTGATTCAGAAATTGATAGCGTTGTTTCAGCATTAAAAGTGAAAAAAGACAAAATCGAATCTAAAGGCATTAAATCAATTAGAAGCCGTGTCGCCAATATTAGAGAGTATTTAAAAGAAAAAATCACAATTACTCAATTTAGAGAACTGTTGCTGCGGAATATATTTGATGGAGCTGAGAATATACCAACATATAATCTCACTGAGGAAGATTGGGGGAAAATCAATGAGATCTCAAAAGAACGCTACCAGAATTGGGATTGGAACTATGGAAAATCCCCTAAATTTAACTATCAGCATTCACACCGATTCCCAGTAGGGCAAATTGATGTACGCTTGGAAGTGCATAAAGGAATTATCGAGAATTGTAAGATATATGGAGACTTTTTTGGCGTAGAGGATGTTGAAGAAATTGAAGCAGCATTGGCAGGTGCTCGGTACGATAAAGGTGAAATGGATAAAGCGCTTGAAAAGATCGATGTAAAGAAATATTTCGGAAATATTGAAAAAGCTGATTTTCTAAATCTTATCTATTAAGAATACTAAATAAAATCGGAAATAAAGATGAGTTTGGAGATCTTCTCTAAACTCATTTTATTTTTCTTCCTATTTGTTTACTAATTTTTTTTTTTTTTTTTCGAAAAATCTAAAAAGAATGAAGAGATTTACTCTGACTAAATGATAGTATAATAAAGTATGAGATAGAAAGGATTGAACGATTCATGATAAATGCTGTTATACATGGTGTTATTTTGGCTTTTGGATTAATTCTTCCATTGGGCGTACAAAATGTTTTTGTTTTTAATCAAGGTGCAACCCAAAAGGAATTTAATAAAACTTTACCAGTTATTATTACTGCTTCAATATGTGATTCAATCCTTATATCTTTAGCTGTATTAGGTGTATCAGTTATTGTTTTGGGTATCTACTGGGTTAAATTGCTGTTATTAGTAGTTGGAATTATTTTTTTATTTTATATGGGCTTTATGACTTGGAAAAGCAAACCTGCTACATATTCTACTGCTGATAAGGCTCTTTCTCCAAAAAAGCAAATTGCATTTGCAGCCTCCGTTTCGCTGTTAAATCCGCATGCTATAATGGATACAATCGGTGTAATTGGAACAAGTTCATTATCATACACAGGTATTGGGAAGGTTGCATTTACTATAGCGTGTATTGCAACTTCTTGGATATGGTTTTTTACTTTAGCATTAGTCGGAAGGCAAGTTGGAAGGTTAAATCATTCAGGAAGCTTTATCATGATTCTTAACAAAGTTTCGGCTCTCATTATGTGGGCAACAGCTATTTATTTATTTTCTACATTACTTTCTTAGTGTATTATTCATCTTTTATAAAAGGGAGTCATTCTTCGAATGACTCCCTTTTTGTTCCTCATATATATAAAATAATCATCGGGAACAAGAATAACTTGATGCTGCATTTACAC from Metabacillus sediminilitoris carries:
- the gnd gene encoding phosphogluconate dehydrogenase (NAD(+)-dependent, decarboxylating) yields the protein MKVGLVGLGKMGLNLGQNLLDQNHEVVAFDVNPSAVDKMSTYGATATSNLKELVQALETPRILWIMVPHAVVDSVISEIKPFLSAGDIVIEAGNSHYKESIRRYNELKESGVHFMDAGTSGGMEGARHGACYMIGGDPEAWEVVEPIFRDTAVENGYLYAGKAGSGHFLKMVHNGIEYGMMAAIGEGFEVLEKSDFDFDYEKVARVWNNGSVIRSWLMELTENAFSKDARLDEIKGTMHSSGEGKWTIETALDLQAATPVIAMSLLMRYRSLEDDTFTGKIVAALRNEFGGHAVEKE
- a CDS encoding DUF1697 domain-containing protein; this encodes MTIYIALIRGINVGGHNLIKMQDLRNSLKSIGLGHVQTYIQSGNIVFQSEDKPEKLKLQIEQVIKSEFGFLVPVILRSSPEWEEIIKNCPYAVNSISEGESMHLALLETEPTKASMQQLLAFKSETEECYINGKEIYVYLRKSFHRAKLPIQIQKLGVSATVRNWKTIKKLDAMVNAMK
- a CDS encoding LacI family DNA-binding transcriptional regulator; this encodes MSTIEDVAKLAGLSRTTVSRVLNDHPYVSDEKKRLVQQAVEHLGYVPNSAARSLRNQRTGIIAVLIPKIATPFFSQLVEYLEMAASAKNYQLIICQTQFSKHKERKYLDLLKTKQVDGVILTSIENELSVIDSYLHFGPIVLCNEMVEHAQIPMVYMNQANSGYLVAKHLLERGHRHIAYCSTGIESDGMKAREQGFKRALTEAGCSFNESAHFKKSATVNDGKQIFKKIVNMKVTPTAIFTGGDLVAAGFISEAIKHGWSIPEDIAVVGFDNMKISELLDPMITTVIPPVEEMAIKSMDVMYEKIHTKQYRSIEKHEYSSKLAIRESSMMNRTLVATS
- a CDS encoding DUF3189 family protein, which translates into the protein MIYIYNCYGGTHSSALAAAYHLNKLSDHKEPTKDEILKIDVFNKLTTKDMGKLFFHGNDEEGNKVYTLGRGSSKVIVPAMYSVFELFNDTGKLDEKIIFSNTSPIVPLAMTFGGLFSRRLKIHFIGVPLLISGAKKAHKDIIKLVQHTKDMGKATTSKIEILDNAFGK
- a CDS encoding SDR family NAD(P)-dependent oxidoreductase, translated to MPKTALITGATSGLGYEFVKLFAKDGYNLVIVSRNKQKMEQIKQSFQNIEIKVIVKDLSEPNAVKEVIEEMDKQEITIDVLVNNAGFGLLGHFDQLDIQEQLNMIQLNVAALTELTYYLLPKMKQKKDGKILNIASTAAFQPGPLMAVYYATKAYVLSFSEALVEELSDSKVMVTTLCPGPTKTNFGSVANVEGTKMFSRAMNAEIVAKQGYNALLNGKRVVVTGGLNKAGTIAAKFLPRSLAAKIAKSIARKE
- a CDS encoding TetR/AcrR family transcriptional regulator — encoded protein: MSINRKQLILEAATKSFAQFGYKATTMDQVSRLANVGKGTIYTFYKNKEELFSEILDGVLLDMKEAAEDAFNSQLPFFENVHRAIYRILEFRKSHQLTIKIFQESNEMGTPMVKEGVQKVEAMVLNYIKQKIIVAIDKKEIQPCDPELTAFILLKLYVSLIFDWEKNHEPLDKEKIAKVLEQYILKGLSI
- a CDS encoding YwbE family protein, whose protein sequence is MTGTKREDIKQGTKVRVVQKQDQRSGKLTEGVVSKILTNSATHPHGIKVMLENGIVGRVKEIVTE
- a CDS encoding MBL fold metallo-hydrolase, with translation MKLKVIGYWGGFPAANEATSGYLLESNGYKLLVDCGSAVLSKLQETISIDELDAVILSHYHHDHIADIGPLQYANYVTSMLKGTKKTLPIYGHALDMQAFNRLTYKDATKGIVYDPHKSLMIGPFTLTFLRTIHPAPCFAMRITDQKSTIVYTADSSFQEAFIPFSTGADLLIAESNFYADQDGTNAGHMNSKEAAHIAEAANVKQLLLTHLPHFGEHDNLVKEASEDFKGQVVLASSGYEWNND
- the yhfH gene encoding protein YhfH, producing the protein MIMKITEFFRNLPKKQCKECGNDMEEQHECYGNICNECLHVTDL
- a CDS encoding YhgE/Pip domain-containing protein, with product MSLIKNEWKALFKNKKVMIAVIGVLFIPLMYSGGYLGAFWDPYGKLEELSVAVVNNDNGTTYEGEELAVGNELVKNLKENPTFEWHFVDKNKAEKGLENHEFYMAIEIPENFSSNATTLQADHPQHLELSFKTNKAYNFISGQIGESAVAKIKEEVATSLTKTYAETIFNNIELMSDGIGEASNGANELNNGTGKLKEGSETLDKSLHELVKKSVTFKDGLHGASTGTSELTNGIGSLDDGLSKMKQGQNELYNGSVKTESGTAQLVTGLNDSLSGMKELQKSLPTLTAGTEEFHNQAPKLVEGTKQLADGTSNASVGAANLSQNLSQVTKEVNDMLIELQGMPLPEDKQQELLKLADDLNTLDQGGKQLSTSLNQIAAGAGELHTSVSVLPANTEKLYEGTTSVQDAINQLTLGQEKLYNGAVQVNDGQSQITAGLGNFGDKITEAKTGSAQLKTGSEALEDGIGKLANGSTALEDGSVKLADGADQLDDGLKELSDGTSELSTKLGEAADETKDVKGSDEQYDMIADPVDVKTEEVNDIPNYGTGLAPYFLSLALFVGTLLLTVVFPLRKPSAAPKSGFSWFISKFSILFMVAVIQAILADFVLLFGLGIEVKSVGLFVLFSILTSLTFISIVQFLVTTMADPGRFIAIIILILQLTTSAGTFPLELIPDLYQKINQWLPMTYSVAGFKAVISSGDFAYMWSQALVLVGFLLCAVSGTIIYFSWKLKKENHRASNEEMAHI